The Caretta caretta isolate rCarCar2 chromosome 5, rCarCar1.hap1, whole genome shotgun sequence genome contains a region encoding:
- the LOC142072039 gene encoding interferon beta-like — protein MTTRCLLHICLILLFSTEISSSLCTMLHFQQNKVNKESLELLEKVSGNLPSQCINERAAYKPTQDVLQLPVSPKENAKVAIQEILQEIFNIFSKNLTQSAWDATSTVRFQNGLYQQIQRLEACLRAQTEKGLTNPESQDLQITSRRVKKYFQGIDAFLKEKQYSLCAWEIIRVEIPRCFVLIDKLTRRLSN, from the coding sequence ATGACCACCAGGTGTTTGCTGCACATTTGCCTCATACTGCTCTTCTCCACTGAAATCTCATCTTCGCTCTGTACCATGCTTCACTTCCAGCAGAACAAAGTGAACAAAGAGAGCCTGGAGCTTCTGGAGAAAGTGAGCGGAAATCTCCCCTCACAATGCATAAATGAAAGGGCAGCTTACAAACCCACCCAGGATGTCCTCCAACTCCCAGTGTCCCCGAAGGAGAATGCCAAGGTGGCAATTCAAGAGATCCTCCAAGAGATCTTCAACATCTTTAGCAAAAACCTCACTCAAAGTGCCTGGGATGCCACTTCCACAGTCAGGTTCCAAAATGGCCTTTACCAGCAAATTCAGCGGCTGGAGGCATGTTTGAGAGCACAGACAGAGAAGGGCTTAACCAACCCAGAAAGTCAGGACCTCCAGATCACCAGTCGGagagtgaaaaaatactttcaggggatagatgctttcctgaaagaaaagcaatacaGCCTGTGTGCCTGGGAGATCATTCGCGTGGAAATACCCAGATGTTTTGTACTGATTGACAAACTCACTCGAAGGCTGAGTAACTAA
- the LOC142072040 gene encoding interferon beta-like, with translation MISRSLLQFCLVLLFSSEISCLDCNRLHVLQIRMNSESFERLEKMGGNFPFQCLNEGIAFKPRDILKLRLSHQENAKVAIQQILQELFHIFNNNLTQAAWNGTSIKEFQNGLHQQIEKLETCLSAEMEKEVTYPGNENLLLTSLKLKRYFQKIEDFLKEKQYSRCAWEIIRVEIPRCFLMLDKLTKRLENEARDASSNDAMKTAE, from the exons ATGATCAGCAGGAGTTTGCTGCAATTTTGCCTCGTGCTGCTCTTCTCCAGTGAAATCTCATGTCTGGACTGTAACAGGCTGCATGTTCTACAAATCAGAATGAACAGCGAGAGTTTTGAGCGTCTGGAGAAAATGGGTGGCAACTTTCCCTTCCAATGTCTAAATGAAGGGATAGCTTTCAAGCCCAGAGATATCCTCAAGCTCCGACTGTCCCACCAAGAGAATGCCAAGGTAGCCATCCAGCAGATCCTCCAAGAGCTCTTCCATATCTTTAACAACAATCTCACCCAAGCTGCCTGGAATGGGACTTCCATAAAGGAATTCCAAAATGGACTTCACCAGCAGATTGAGAAGCTGGAGACATGTTTGAGTGCTGAGATGGAAAAGGAGGTAACCTACCCAGGAAATGAGAACCTCCTGCTCACCAGCCTCAAACTGAAGAGATACTTCCAGAAAATAGAGgatttcctgaaagaaaagcaatacaGCCGATGTGCCTGGGAGATCATCCGTGTGGAAATACCCAGATGTTTCCTCATGCTCGACAAACTCACCAAGAGACTTGAAAATGAAG CACGTGATGCTTCCAGTAATGATGCTATGAAAACAGCTGAATGA